The window GAGATTGCTGCAACGCTTCCATTCCTTGAGAAAGGGCATCCTCAGCCTGTTGGGATGACTCTTGCAAGTTGCAGATTCCAACCAACTGTTGCTCAGTTAAAGGCTCCAATTGGTTAACGAGAAGCTGAAACAGCACCAGGTTGGTTTACCAAATAAAGTATATATCCTAAAAATGCTcaaaagaaattcaattttcaAGTCAACAAAGGATCATACTAAGAAACTCAGCATCCCAGAAACAGAGAATCGATGCTTGCAATTCTCAAATTTTATTGCAGGGCCATATGTTCACTCAACAGCTTGCTAAGAGAGGGTTCTCTTGACCTACCAACGGTCTAAGAATCTATAATGCTGGAATAGGAAAATCAAAGCTTGCATGTCAGGTAGAAGCAAACAGGCAGATTCCACATACAACAATGATGCCTTAAGAAAAGGGAGACAGTAAAAAACTCCTATTCTCCTTCCATAAATACACAAGGGCCCCATTCATTTAGAGGGATTCATGGGGTTGCTAAGGTGGGACCCATATGTTGGTAGAGTGACCAACAGGGGtagaaaaatgaaaacccaTAATGGGATTCCCCAACTTTCCCAATTCCATAAGCGTTTGATTATTCGAGTGTGGGAGAACTCTGGAACAGTTCCAGTGACAAGGGGGGAGACAGATACAGAGATGAAGGATCCTCATCTTCTCTAAACGATGCTCACAGGTCATTGCAGGTTAGAGAGATGATAGCTAGATGCGCCTTTTTGCAGTGCCAAGAGAATGGTGGGTTGGGGAAAAACTGAAACAACAGGTGTGTTGGATTCTCAGAAAGGGATTTTAGAGAGGATAAGATGTTTTGGGTTCTCAAAAAAGAGGTTACAAAGAGGGGTGCAATGGATGACAGCGAAGGCTGAATTTCCCATTTGCAGCGATGGGCGATGCACAGTGATTTACGTGAGAGGCGATTGCAGTGGTGAGGGGCTGGTCTTGGGTGCAGTGGCTGTGCAAGCAAAGAGGCACAGATTGAAGGGGGCTGCTTTCTTAAAATAACCGATGGCACAGGCTGCTGGAGGATGTTTTCAAGCAGTGATGGGATGGTGTCTGTAAACCGACTATAGCCCAGGCGATCTACAGGTACATCTTCATCTGCTTCACCATTGTGGCAGGAGCCATCTTCACTCTGGATGCTCCAACAGAAAGAAGCTGGTGGCAAATGCAATTACAACCAGACCATGTACGAGAGTCTCTTGGTCGCTCAGTCGGACAGAGCGGTTTTGAAGCTGAGGGTCTAGTTAGGACTCAGGTCACCTCAACTTTACTCGAGCACTACTTGCTGGCGACGACTCCACCTGTATGGCTCCTTGCTTTACAAATGTTCTCTGATGTCGTCATGGTCACCCTGAACAACCAAGAGGATCGCAAAGATGGCAGAGGTTTCAGTGGGCGGAGATCGCCGCAAAGAGGGTGGACTTGGAAGGGGGTAGAAGTTGCAGAGAGGGCAGATTTGGAAGTATGGAGGAAGTTGCAGGTGGGTTGCAGAGATTGCTCAGCTCAGCTCAGCTTGGTTGCAGAGCATTGCAGCTTCCCCCTGGAAATCGGCAAAAGTCTCACCAAATCGATAGGACTTTGCAAGGGGGTGTGGTAGGAGAAACTGCTTGACACCTCAGCCAACAGTAAACTAAGACAACTTTTTGTTTGTCTGCCCAAATTTCCACCTCAACACATACAAACGACCCAAAATACCATGATTTGCAGGAATTTTTGACAACTTTCCCACCCCAACAATCCCACCCATCAAAATCCCTCTACATAAATGGGGCCGAGAATATTTTTGTTACCACCAACATTGTTGTCAGACTCTACGCAACCCTAGGCACTGAGGAGGGAAAAAGACAAGGGGACCAAGGCATCCCCTAGGTGACACCTTAACAACTATGGCCACCAAGAATAACAGATTGGCACAACGGCAAGTACCAATAATTGAATATGCTCGTAGTTTTTATAAATAACCATACGCTCAAGAAGCcatattctttttttcctaaaaagaTAAATTTGAGTAAAGAAGATGTAACACAGTcagcaagaaacaaagacaCTTTGTGTTGATGCTGAAACAgctattttcttcctttgttaTCAAAATTTTACATGATCCCTCTGCCAACCCCACAATGCCACACCTGATGCAACCCACACATATACCCACCAACAAAAGAAATCCAACTCCAAGAAGAGAACAAACACAACTTTTGGACCTGGAAATGTGTAGTCTCAAGAGAACACATCATATGATTCTTTCTGAGACTTAAAAACATTAGTTGGCATTTAAAAGACAAATATCAGTTCACTTCCCATACACAGACACCATGAAAACATCAAATTATTGCGCACCTTAAGTAGTTCAGAAGACCTGAAACCACCAATCCACAGAAAACACCTCTCTGCAGGTGTCTTCCACATTCCCGATAGCATGTGAAAGACATCAGCCTTTGCTGCAATGCCCTTAAGTCTAAAAATGTCATCATAGTGTGCCATGATGCCATCTACTATAAGACGGAGTTCATTATCACTTGCATGGGAATTGACAGCTCCCCTCAGCTCATTGATCTGTCGGTTGTGCTCTTCAAGCCACCGTGCATACTCTATGTCAAATGCCAAGGCCCCTGAAAAATAGAATAATCAATAATTATCCCAAGAAAATTTATGATGATCTCCTTCATGACTAAATGATATCAAGAGAATTCCAAGGCAACAACAACCACAAGGCCACTCATAtaacaaaagtaaaaaatatttttatgtaaaataaataataataataataataataacaataaaaaaaaaaaaaaacttgcacaGTTTGTCTTTTTTAAGTTTTCAGATAAAGGGTCAGTGCATGTTTCTATGATTTTCAGCAAGGCCACAGTGAGTTTGAATGATTCTCACCAAAAGCAAGAGATTTAAGCTTACTGGCCCAGAATCTGTTTCCTTTATTTCCAATTTTGGGAAGAAAGAAACATATACAGCTTTCTACGGACATCCCAGAAGATAACAAAGGATCCAGAAGTTATTACTATAACAACAATACAACATAACAAACTGCTACTCTACCAACTTAGGTTGCAActtattttgtatttctttgCCACTTGccttattctcttctttttctctttttcttttttcctctaattttatttgggttgggttgggttggggtggggtggggtggggtggggtggggtgggggcaCTACTGCAGTAGCTTCATAGTTGGCACCTTGTGCAATATTGGTAATCAGAGTTCTCATAGTAAGGAGGAAAAAGACATAACAAAGAgtggagaggaagaaaaaaaagtatggAGTATTAAGAGGGAATACAGAATCTATAACCATGATAGGCAAACAGTTATAGCTATTTATGATCGTGTACAGAAATAATTATAGCTGTCTATGACCGTGTACACACAGTTATAGCTGTAACTACTACCTAGATCGTGTACAGGAATAATTATAGTTGTCTATGACCGTGTATACACAGTTATAGCTGTAACTACTACCTACAGTGCAATAGTAACGGAGCATTAGGAAATTGGTTTCATCAGAGCTTTCTGTAATCTAACTACTTCGCAATCAACTAGGTATTGTAGAAGGCCTGTAACAACTGTAATGTTCACAAAATGCTTAGTAAGAACCATTTGGCAAGTGTAGGCGTGTAGCTAAATAGTGCAATCTCTGAGAACAACTAGACAACATGCcatggcattctccaagggcgATGAAGATAACAATCTTCCCTTGGAGAATGTGATTCAAATCAATgctgcggatccggattccaaaaCTCGGAATCAAATCACTTATGGACCCACTAAAATTTGCAATaactaattatttaaaaataatggcaatttggaaaaataatcAAAGTTAGCAAAGTGGCAATTTGGAAAATAACCAGACTGCAAAGGGGTGTGATGAGAGGTGAAAGTGGTATGGGACGCAAGGGtcttttctaatttctgtatGGGACGATGTTGGAAACAATTATGAGGTAAGGGTCAAAACAGAATTAGAATAAAGAGAGGGCTATTTATGTGATGttacaataaaactaaaataaaactCACTTTTGAgtttgtcttcaacctcacgacagCCAAGGGAGTCGCATTGAACACCAAAAGAGGAAATCAAGCTTCAGCCCTTGGAATCTCTTTCAACAGCTCTGAGATTCCAGATCTACTGTCACCTAAGCCTGCTGGACGAATCCAAACCAGTACAGCTCAAGGATTCAAGCAATACTTGGAATATAGGGTTctgaaacttggaaaaatcagCAGTAGTTGCAGGTAAGGTCTGAACTGAGTTCATCTCTTGTGAAAACCAGGAGAATTGAAGGGCGATGACCAAGGACATGGATCGCAGCAGTAGCTTCACCTTCGGCCACAACCACAAGACGAATGAAACCCTATCGAAGGAGATCGAACCTCCTTTCTTGGCTGCAAGTGTCGCCTGGAACAGAAACACGGAAGAACGGAACAGGAAagcaaggaagaaagaaaggaaagaggaaagaagagaagaagattagGGGAGTAAGAGGTATGAGCTCACGGCCATGGTTTCCAAACCAAAAAACTACTCTTTTATATTCCAAAATCTGTCAACAATGGACTACACAGCCGTATATAAAGACTCAAAAACCGACCTTCCTAATCTGGAATGGAATTAAACTTGCATCTAagtctaaaaatagaaataaaatctcactcaaataagAATACTACCAAATAAGTTTtaactctaaaaaggaaagaaataaaggaatcaaatcaaaagatatccCTAAACCCAATGCCCAACTGCATCAATCAGTCTAGGTAAGTAGGTCATTTTAACAATTGGCTTCCCTATAGAACATAATTATATTGCAATTTTTACAGGCGTTTGAAGTTAGATATCGTAATCAGAAGAGACTCCTCACAGAAGGGCACCACTTGAACAATCCAATGAAGGTAGAAAGTTTGCCAAACCCGAAATATTTTGGTGAAATTTTACCAAATTTCTATAGCAattttgtttcagtttcttCGCAACACCgaaatattttggtaatttcacCAAAATTTCAAAGATTGCAGATGGGTGCAATGGGAGGTGGTGCCACATCTCACCCTGAGGTTTTGTTCTCAATTTTGCTGGGTGTGGATCTCCATTGGTTGAATGTTTTGTTACTATTGCTGATTTGTTAGCTGGTAGGGAAGGAGGAATTTCAGGCTtgttgaaaattctttttttctttttttgggaaagCCAGCAGTTTCAAATAGCTTCAATAGTCTATATAATCTACATGGCATATTGAGAGCATTTTCTGTCTGGTGTTTCCAAAAGGATCAGAAAAGATAAAAGACACTGTTTGTGTTTCCTATTGTATTCCATACATTgtctattttacattttttttccttttcattttgcAAATATTTATTCCCCTCTTTGCCAATCAAAAAAGAATCATACAAATGGGAATGGTTTATAGGATCCATatgtatcgtactgtatcggccgatacgtttCTGAATCAGCTCTTACCATACAATACTACCAATACgctacatgaaaattttaaaatcccttcgcatcgatatgtattgtacaatacataccaatacgcgccgttacataccaaaacgtaacaatactctatgaaaattaaaaatcaaggttaaatactgtatcggtatgtacataccgatacagtaTGATACGTaaataatggccaagatgggtcatttcttagcaaaaaatgattttttgagacagggtttttgtttcaaagttgctaccagccatttttctctctaactaaagtggaaattaagGTTGGGAATCCATATTCAACCCATAAAtgactacaaaccttggatttgcaatattctccattttagtgtttatgcataatacatgttatatatagctttttttaaaaaaaaaattatatgcacaagtgtataaaaaagtgtttcctatccatttatctgtatatctttagtgtatcttagcgtatctctgatctgatacgatacgataccctccgatacgtatcttaatcttggccgaccgatacagaaaccgatactgatacttttaATCCTTGCAAATGGGAAACATTTTCGCTCAGCTTAGTTTGGCAGTTGCTGTAATCTCTCAATGACCTCTTTGTTTTATCATGAACACCCCTTCCCCacaaagaaaaaactgtaacaCATTGCACTTACCCCCCAACTCCAACCcagcaaaaaaggaaaagaagggggATAAAGAAAATGGTAGTACTTCCCCAGGTTAACAAGTAGTTAGATCCAATGTTTGCTTCTAATTATCTCTATGCTATCCAGATACCAAAGAATTTACATCAGATCTATAGAATCTGCATTTTATCATTCAGTAAAACCACTTGCAACAAAGTAAAACTTGCTTTTCCAGAGTCACAGGAAACTTGTCTCTCCTACCTGTACTTTACTAGAGTAGTGAAGTAAACATACTTCTAGCATGTACAAACAGAGAAAATTATCTCCCATAATTGAGAACCTTACTACAGAAAGAGACAAGGTAAGAGAGCAAGTGGGAATACCATTTCCACTCATTGAATGAGATTGGTCTCCAGAACTCGAAATAAAAATGCCCTACATGATGGAAAGAAACTTCTGAGGGTAAATATGCATTACATATAAACCATTTGGAGTATACAAACCAATTAATTAAGAgcagaaaaaaaaggaatctaTAGACAGACCTGCTGACGAGCTCTCTGAAGCTCCTGCTCAAGTTGTGTCAGCTTCAGTCTGCTGGTCTCTAACTGTTGGACATATGCCTtaaagaagcaaaaaagaaaaggaactcAGTCGATGCCTGTGATCAATAAGAATACAGTAGAATTATAGCTTACGTTAATGCAAAAATGTGGAGTCCTTTATCAGAACTTCAAACAGCAAGATAACATTAAAATGGATACAACTAGGTACGTGGGAGCTCACATCCACTTTCATAACGAACTCTGAGAACACAAATGGCTCTAAAATAACATGGCCAACTAAAACATTCTGCCTTGTTAATATGAGGACTATGTTGGGAGACAAAGGACCCACCCACCTCAATTATATTAAATCAATTCAAAAGTTCATTATGCACATAAACCAATAATGCAATAAGACCGATTCGGACTATCAAAAACTCGTGCTCGGGTCAGGTTATTAGAAAATGGATATTACGCAGCTCTAATATTAAGTAACAATGCACAAATATTGTAAACCAAGATTTCATGACCAAACAAGAGCCACATATTATCAACTAAATAAACCCTTGCAGAGGACTATCTAAAATATaaatggaaagagaaatttcCACTAAATTAGATTCCCACTAAACTATCGGTCTCTCCAACACACACAGAAATGTAAAAGAACAAAGACAACAGTAATTCTGTgcatataaaatttttaaaaactgaagaagtcgaaaaatgtttttttgttgTCTGTTGTTAAACTCGACAATTGAGCAGTAGAGGACCTGGTAATTTAAGAACTTGCAAGGGAAACCAAAAGAAGTTGCATCGACCAAAATCTTTGCAAGACAAGTTTGGACTCAGCTCCTCATGCATGTGAAGAGCCTCGACAAGATGGGTAGACCACGGCTCAGCTTTGCTTGTTAATAGGCTTACTTAAGATGTTACAATGTAACCTCCCTATAAATATATTGCCCAATCATATGATAAAATGCAGATGGTCCAATTTCATCACATACAATAGTAATTAATTAGCAATTTTGGATCATAAAAGCTGTCAACTGACTAAACTTTTCAGCAATTCAGGAAGTCCAAACAATGATCTCACAAAGTAGATCTCCAGTGACAGGACTATAGCTTTCGTTGGTAGTATCGAGCACCCAAAATGACAagatgtggaaaaaaaaattgggaaatttccattaaaaaaaaaaaaaagagccataGAATTTCTCAATTCTGACAGTCCTTAGATCGAATGAGTACCCTGGAAGACAATTTTAATTGGTCAATAAAAATATGTTTCCATGCCATTGCTTTTTTTGTccgtttccttttttctttttgctttgtTTAACCAATCTATCATGAAAGGTAAGAAGAGACAGAGCAATCTGTTCTGATTGTCCTGTACCTGAATGCTTCGTCCCAAAAGCAAGGGCCAACAACAAACACATTCCAACGACGGCATAGAGGAGGGTCACTTCAGCGAGAGGGAGGAAAGTGGAGATGCAGTGGCAGAAATAGCAtggggaagaaaaggaaagaaagaagattttACAACAGGATGTTGAAATCACCATTTTACTCTTATTTTTTAGCTGTTAGAACACGTGTGCATTAATGTTGAGCACATAAATGGCCAAAACAACTTGAGGCCATTATAAATGAATGGGTCTTGACCCTATTATGGTTTTGTATTATTCTGAATTATTTTAAATACAAATAGGTCAAACTATTAATACCAAACACctgcaaaaaatgttttgatgtcagaaaaacaaaaaataaaataaaataaaatgataccaaagagagcctaagacCGTTGTGCTCACGTATCTTTTCTTACTCCAGTGATTAGTTAAGTGAGAAGCCTAAACCTCTCATCTTGTTGAATTAAGAAGGAATTCGATAGGCATGGGAACGTGTGGAGGGAGGCTGAAGGAAAGGGAACCCAACACGCCAGGGCAAGTGTTTACTTCATTCTTCCTCATACTATTCCGTCTGGTTTTTGGCTCCCAGTTCCATTTCATAGTAGCCATAATTTCAGGCATAAGCAATACCATGTACTACTTTTTTTACCACATAATTTAATAGAGGGAACCTATAGATGCCCAACTCAAACTAGGCCTTTCCCCAACTAAATCGAATTGGCAATATGAATTCTGTTCCACCATTTAAATCAATTTAAGGTGATGTTAGTTGTCAATCCTAGGCTATTCATATCTTTCTCACTATTTCCCAAGTCACCTTTGGTCTACCTATTGGTCTTTCATATATGACTGACAAAAAAGAACTTCTCAATAAGTAAAATTTAGAATAACATCTAAATACAAGTACAATAAGAACAGGTAGCCCCTTAGTTGATGATTCCCAGTATAACCTATACTGAAGAGGCTTACTACTAACCTCCATATGCAACATATGCTATCATATCCCATACTATAGACATTAAAGGCAAATAAAGTCAATAAGACGGAAAGACATCAAGAAAACTTACTTTTTTCCTCAAGCGGCTTTTCCTTGCAGCTTCACGATTCTGAGCTAACCTACGAAGTGTctggaaaatataaaacatattaTAAATAACCAAATACTATTAACCCATCTAACGAAGTATCCATTATATCTACTCAAGCTATACCTTCTGATCCCCTGCTCTGTCCTTTGATTTGTCACTAGAATCAGAAGCTGCAATACCAGTAGACTGAGACTGACCAGTTTCAATCTGCACTAGGAGAACTTAATTTAGTTCATCCATTAACCGCACAGTGCAATTTTacataacaagaaaaaaaaaatacagaaaggAAGAACATTGTTTGAATATACTGCAACAAAGGGATGAAACAGATATGGCAATATGCATGGTGAAGATAGATATTATAAGATTTGAATAATAGCTATAATCACAAAGAATGCAGAGATAATACTACAACCAATGTAAAGAAAGAGTGTAAATTAGACTAGTCACCCTTTGATTCTTATCATCAGTATCCACGTCTGTTGACGTATCAGTCCGAGGACTGGCATCTGCCATTGTGGAGTCTCCCCAGTTCTCAAAATGACCACTAGATATAGAACCCAAATTTGGTTGTCCCTTATGTGATGGAAACCTCTGAGGCACAGCTCTAGAAGCAAGTGGCGTTATATCGGAGGCAACAAAAGACTGTTTTTCGaggaagaacaaaaaagaatcaGCCTCACACAACCACTGAATAAAATCAACAAGCAGAAATATTTACCATTAAATCACAAATTCACACAAGTTTAGCAGGAAACATTTAGACTTACCTTGGCAAAATTGCCAAATTGCAAAGGGTCCAAAGTAGCAGTCTGTCCGGTTGACTTTGTCGGATTGAATACAGGGTCTTCAAAGGACAAAAttgatcaggaaaaaaaaaaatcagaaagcAATATGATCATAAAAAATGAATCAGAAACAATCACTTTTgcatcaaaatttcaaaaaagtagagaggttttcaaaattaaaaacgGAGAAGAAACCTCTCATCAATAAACTAAGCAGTGAATGTAGAAGAATTATTACAAAAGGCATATTGTAATTGATGTGATCCATCTAAAATGTGCAACCAATGGTTAAATCAAGAATCCTAACTGCCCAACCAACTCATTTATTAAAGACTATGTAACAAAGACAATCCATTTCCAAAATTCTGCTGTCTTACGACCAGCTTCCCTGTACATGTCAGTGCCAGACACCAAACTTCTCTTTTCCATATGAGCCTAAATAATTTTCACAGAAAGTGCCATGTCAGCACTGAAACCAAGTGCATATCCATGCCCCTCAATAAAAGACTATGAAATGATAAGCCAATGAGTTCATAAATCAGGCTTCAAACAAAAATTGACAAACTTGACCAACAAACATGCACATTTATTTGTGTGCTGATACTATGCTTctgctgttttttcttttcttttcttttctttctttttttttttttttttttttttttaattaaggaagaagaaggagagagacaaGAGAAAGGCCAGTTTTCCCTCATGACTTCAAAAGGTGAAATATCATAAGACAATAGACCAAAACATTATGCAACAAACTACCTGCAGTTAATACaagagaaataaacttcttATGTTTCTAATGAAGTTACAAAAGAACATAGCAGCACAGATAAAATTGGATGGTTGCACGACAGTTGAAATATTGATAAAAGATCATCTCTATGCAAGTTGAAATACAGAAAAATGAGCACGGATACATACTTCTACTGAGGCCAACAGCATCCTCTATGCGAAATCCAACAGAATTATCCAGTGCCCCAAAGTCAGAAACTTGAGAAGAAGGGGTGTTATTTCCTTCTGTGCCACTGAAACCCATAATACAAGAAACAATAGTTGCATTGGTAAGATGTGCTACTGTAAAGGGTAAATGAAAAATTCCACAAAGTAATAGGTAACAAACTGAAAACTGCAATCAAGCTTTCTCCAGTAGCTAAGGAAAAGTCTCCCTCTAGCCCAAGGGCTATTATTTCACCTTCATTTACACCAGTTCATTTGATCACTGGTAACTCCAtgtattctcttcttctttggttagTGCAATTTGGTATATTCCTCATATACGCTATATCTTAGAAGCTGTTTCTTTCAATTTCATGTTATTGTACCCACTTGTCACATTGGCATTATACACCCAAGGAACTGATGTGACATTTCCAAACTTACTAGCATTAAACCCTGTCCAACTCCCTACACCCAAATATGATCTTCAGGCCAAACTTTCTAACCCTGAtgaccataatttttttttggggggggggggggttgtgtgGGGAACCGGAATTCAAAGTTTTCATCTCTCAAAATAGTGGAATTCAGTCAAAGCATCATAAATCGATCACAATGCACCTATACATCTACCCAAACCAAAAGAGTAACTAGTTTGGAGATGAAAAGGTTTCAACGTTCCTCTGCCTGTACATTCACATCCAGTGCCAATAgtgcactaaaaaaaaaaaaaatagaacaaaggGAGTATTATGAATATTAAAGAGAGGAATTCTAAATGAGTCCAAACCTAGACAATAAATGCAGAGatattgagaagaaaaaaacaataaaaggatTACCAAAAGATCATCAAAACAAAAGGACCACAATTTCTTCAGAGAAGCTAGAGgcaaagaatggaaaaaaacagCAATAGCTAACAGGAAatgcaaacaaaaacaaaagttaAATCAATCAAAAGATAAGTGTTTAAGAGGAACTTTACAAAAGTTAAATCAATCAAAAGATAAGTGTTTAAGAGGAACTTTACACTGCATGAGAAGCAGGTAGTTGAGGAATGAAGCTCGGCATCCCGCCTGCTGCTTCCTTATCATTTTCTGCACCAGCCCTCACTTTTCTACTGCCCAtgcatcaccatcaccatcaccatcaccaccttAATCCCCCAAAACCCAAGACGAAAACCGGagacccaaaaaccctaaacttcAGCAAACTCAGCAAGTtaagagaaaccctaaaaactCAAAAACACCCAAccccaaaatataaatataagaagaaaaaaaaaaaactatcagaCTTCAACTCTACAATACTGgccaataaaaacaaaaaccaaaatggaaacaaagaaaaacctTATAACAAAGATCATGCTCTAGTCGCAGCCTTCCCAGAAAAAGTGAATATATTACAACACAACCCAAACTCCACCGAGAGATTAACAAGAGCTTATCATCACCAGCGTCTTTAAccttaaaaaccctaaaaggagCTTAAAATCCAGTACCAAAGATCAACAAAAGCAGCAATTTTTCAAGCTATATCCTTCAGAAACGACTGAAAAACCCACGACCCTCTCCCTAGCTAGTACCAAACTAacaactttgaaaaaaaaaaaaaaaccagaagcCAAAATCGATACACAAGTAAACAAAACCTAATTACCGTATCTTTATCAAGATCAAAATCGCCCTTTTTGACCTCTTGTCCTAAACTATACTCTCTCCGCCTCTGCAAAtcgcttctccctctctctatctccAAATTTCAGACCGACCAACCTCATAAAACTTCGATCTTCCGTCTTGCTGGGTAAGAAAGAGTAAGTGAAAGACAGAGAGAAATGGTAAAGAAAAGGGTGACGTTCAGACCATTCCAATCTCCAAACGTCCTTTTCAGTTGAATTTCCAAATACTCTCAGCcccttttttctattgttttcttCCTTGATTTTTACTGTTTGGGGTATTTATTTAATTCCT is drawn from Macadamia integrifolia cultivar HAES 741 chromosome 7, SCU_Mint_v3, whole genome shotgun sequence and contains these coding sequences:
- the LOC122083293 gene encoding transcription factor TGA2.2-like, with the protein product MGSRKVRAGAENDKEAAGGMPSFIPQLPASHAVGTEGNNTPSSQVSDFGALDNSVGFRIEDAVGLSRNPVFNPTKSTGQTATLDPLQFGNFAKSFVASDITPLASRAVPQRFPSHKGQPNLGSISSGHFENWGDSTMADASPRTDTSTDVDTDDKNQRIETGQSQSTGIAASDSSDKSKDRAGDQKTLRRLAQNREAARKSRLRKKAYVQQLETSRLKLTQLEQELQRARQQGIFISSSGDQSHSMSGNGALAFDIEYARWLEEHNRQINELRGAVNSHASDNELRLIVDGIMAHYDDIFRLKGIAAKADVFHMLSGMWKTPAERCFLWIGGFRSSELLKLLVNQLEPLTEQQLVGICNLQESSQQAEDALSQGMEALQQSLAETLASGSLGPTGSSGNVANYMGQMAMAMGKLGTLESFLRQADNLRQQTLQQMHRILTTRQSARALLAIHDYFTRLRALSSLWLARPRE